The Oncorhynchus gorbuscha isolate QuinsamMale2020 ecotype Even-year unplaced genomic scaffold, OgorEven_v1.0 Un_scaffold_6276, whole genome shotgun sequence genomic interval TTTTTGTCATAGTGTATGTCACTGTGATGCCCACTCGCCAACATAGTAGTCTTTTGTTTTACAATAATACACTGCTGAGTCTTCCTCCTCCACATTGTTAATAATCAAACTATAATCAGATATAGACTGATGATCAGATGTGAAtttaggagaggagaaaccagaACCATATTTTACAGAGGTCCAATTGTAGTAGTACCACTGTAAAACATACTGAGGAACTCCACCTGGAACCTGTTTATACCAATGAGCACTATTATCAACAGTTCCCAGGTTACAGTCCAGAGTGGccgtctctcctttcctcaccgtCACAACAGGAGGCTTCTGTGTCACCACAGTCACAACAGGAGGCTTCTGTGTCACCACAGTCACAACAGGAGGCTTCTGTGTCACCACAGTCACACCACTGACACCTGGGAAATAAGATGACATGTAGTAAAGAGAAACATACAGACTCATTATTAATAAACCAGGAAGTAAAACCTCCAGGAAGTCAGACTCCTTACATGTTAGAGCAGTGAAGAGAGTGCAGAGTGTCCCCAGCATGTTGTCAGTGTGGTGTGAACGGCCCTTACTGTCCAGCTGAGAGATGAGCAGGGTTggagtgtgaggagaggagaggctgcagGACCCACCTATAAGGAGACAGACATGGGGGACCAGAGGGAGGGGCCTCTACATCTCAGCCTATCAGCTTCTGAGAAGATGGACTCCTGATTAATGTAAATGACTGTAACTATTAAACTCGCAAATAAATATATTAGattggacaaacaaaaaccataTGGGTTAATTTTGATTACACTGAAATATCCGTTTTAGTTTCATGTGAGTTGTGTTAGAATCAGCATGTCACAATATGTACAATAATGACATAATAATATAATCTAGACCTGATAGTGGGGTTCTGAACTAACAGTACATCACTAAATGACTGTTGATGTAATATGTCTCTACTGTAAACCAGGGGACTGACTATCATGGAGGTTATCTGATACATGAAGTCTTCTGTTAGGACGGAACCTTCTGGAATATCACTTTATCATTCATGCTTTGTGACAACTAGGTGTAATTGTTAATGACAACATTCTAGTAAATGTGTGAAGGGTTTTGTGTAAAACACAAGCATGGAATGTTCTCCTACTGAAGACACACTGGTTCAGGATGACTTGACATTCAGTTAGTGTCTATATTCAGAACATCTGAAAGCAGAAGTGAGTGTGTTTGGTGAGGAGGTTTTTGTTGTCAGTGTGAGGTGTGAACGGCCCTTACTGTCCAGCTGAGAGCTGAGCAGGGTTggagtgtgaggagaggagaggctgcagGACCCACCTATAAGGAGACAGACATGGGGGACCAGAGGGAGGGGCCTCTACAATCACTAGCCACTCTCATAGTTGATTGACATGTCTGGGGGTTAACAGACTTCCACAATTCTAATAACACTATTATAATTATTGATCTTTACTGTAAACACACTGACCTACAAGTCACTGTAAATGTGTCCCAACTATTTAAGTTAAAGGCCTGTATGATAAACTAATTCAAATCTGTTTGTTCTGCTTTTgactccattctctacccctaCCCTCATCACAGCTCCATTATATAATCCATGATGTTTATATTAATCACCAcatatcctctaccctcctccattATATAATCCATTATGTTTATATTAATCACCAcatatcctctaccctcctccattATATAATCCATGATGTTTATATTAATCACCAcatatcctctaccctcctccattATATAATCCATGATGTTTATATTAATCACCAcatatcctctaccctcctccattATATAATCCATTATGTTTATATTAATCACCAcatatcctctaccctcctccattATATAATCCATGATGTTTATATTAATCACCAcatatcctctaccctcctccattATATAATCCATGATGTTTATATTAATCACCAcatatcctctaccctcctccattATATAATCCATGATGTTTATATTAATCACCAcatatcctctaccctcctccattATATAATCCATGATGTTTATATTAATCACCACAtatcctctacctcctccattATATAATCCATGATGTTTATATTAATCACCACATCCTCtacctgtcacgacttccgtcggtttcctctccttgttcaggcggcgttcggcggtcgaagtcctcgaccttctagccatcgctgatcctcttttaattttcctttggttttgtctggtcttgtatcacacctggttccaatcccattcattacatgttgtgcgtttaaccctctgttccccctcattgtCCTTGTCTGTGATTGTTTGTTTGTAAGCATTGTGCAAGATATGTTCTGACGGGTTTTGTTCCCACTtgtattattttgtatattttgtttTTCAGAGTTTTTGAGAACTTATTAAACTGCTCCGTTTTATACCAAGTTCGATCTGCGCCTGACTTCCCCCAGCACTCACCCTTACAGAATCACCGACTGCAtgtggagtcagcaggagcaggtacccCGGGTATAGGGGTGGAGGAACGCGTCCGGGGGCACGCAGCAATGCTTCACCATCTCGGCATCGCcatagacaggggggggggtcacaccctgaccttagagagctgttttatttctctatttggtgaggtcagggtgtgatttggggtgggcattctatgttgtatatttatttgtgtttggccgagtatggttcccaatcagaggcagctgtctatcgttgtctctgatcgggaatcatacttaggcagcccttatTCCCACTTTCAGGTGTGGAATCTTGTTTTGGTATAGTTGCCTTGTGCACTGCAATAATGCACGTTCGTtatattctttgttgtttttgttgtaagTTTCACTATTAAAgaatgtggaactctacgcacgctgtgccttggtccgatcctttcAACGAACCTAACAGTAACTCTGTTTGAACTTGGGGGGCCCCTTGGTTGGGGAGCGAGGACAGGTGGCTGATGGTGCCCAGGTTATTCATGGTTCTGTTGGTCTGTGTggggacactgggtctgtagactgtctgtctgtggtggtttcTGGTTTGGTTACACTGATGGAATGTAGACGAGATGTCAGGTATCTTGTATAGGTTGAATAAATATCTATGGCACTTAATGTAATTAATTTGGATGAGCTGGGGCATCtcaaaaatgtcaaataaataactaaatataaTCCCTTTCATAGCCCTTTAAACTGTTCTAAACTAGGCACTCTTACCTCCACTGGATCATATATTAGTGCCACAGACATATAACCCCCCCCACACAGTTCTGAGAGGAGATAAAATAACCTCTTAATTTACATGAAGCTATAAATAAGGAGTGGAGGGGAAGCAGGTGTcctgggggagaaagagagcaacaCATCACTGCCTGTAACTCAGTGTCAGATCTAGAACACGTCCCTGGTGAATGACTCTGCTAACTAGAGATAGTAGACATGAAACTATCCGTTTTTCTGTGATGGGACAGAAGGATGGCCCCGCGAGACTAAATGGGACTGAAATCAGTGGTCTGACTTGCGCCACTGTGCTTGTTTTAATGCAGGTATATCTTGTGCCATTATTGGTGGTCCTTTGTCCTCCTCTGGTGGACGTTGACAGAACTGCAACCTCTATTCTGATCACTGATGCAGAATGTGAAACATAATGTACCATATCGCAGCgctacactgagtgcacaaacattaagaacaccttcctaatattgagttgaatcTTACAAGGTCATAGTTCTCATTCATGCTGAAATGATA includes:
- the LOC124029419 gene encoding immunoglobulin lambda-1 light chain-like: MLGTLCTLFTALTCVSGVTVVTQKPPPPVVTVRKGETATLDCNLGTVDNSAHWYKQVPGGVPQYVLQWYYYNWTSVKYGSGFSSPKFTSDHQSISDYSLIINNVEEEDSAVYYCKTKDYYVGEWAFGPGTKLIVTDGDLATPAVTLFPPSTEDLKSSRATLVCLTSDLSQRSKGLADVSWMSSGESVTGDVSTSPAEQQPDNTFRISSYLTIQTADWDKDVVFTCKVSLGSTFSEKEIRKTSCSL